A stretch of DNA from Lycium ferocissimum isolate CSIRO_LF1 chromosome 4, AGI_CSIRO_Lferr_CH_V1, whole genome shotgun sequence:
tcttatacataatatattttttacaaaatgtTATCGGGCAATATTTGAGTATGATTGTTATAAAGaagtaattttattaaaaatgtaCCGCTATAATGAATATCATTATTGTTACAGGTAGAATGTTATTAtatagaagtaaaatataacatgaaaaatcagtTCGAAAAAAATCAGGCCGTCAttgtgaaatgttgttataacgaaTAACAATTATAGAGATGTTTTACAATACCTTCGTATGATTATATAAGCACACAGTTTTAATTCAAAAAGNNNNNNNNNNNNNNNNNNNNNNNNNNNNNNNNNNNNNNNNNNNNNNNNNNNNNNNNNNNNNNNNNNNNNNNNNNNNNNNNNNNNNNNNNNNNNNNNNNNNGGTGTTTATTAGTCTTCATGTAAAAGATATTTGAGATTATGTTCACCTATTTCATTATAGCTGAACTTAAATGGAGCATTATGGATGGGATTCTGTTTGTCCTATGAAACTTGATTAGGTTTctgttctttattttttaagtatTTATTGGAAAGTGAACTTTTACATATCATTTTTCAGTTTGCTACTATTCAAAGTACTTATTTTGAAACTCAACTGATTTCAAAATTAAATAGATATTTGAGGTTTGACCAAACGCAAGAGGGAAACTAATAGtttaaagcttatgattttattagaGATGATACTAACGACAGCAAATTTGGAACAGGTAACTAAACAAAGTATTCCCTCATTAATAATTTATGTGACAACTTATTGCTAGTTTGTCAAAAAAAAGGAGACATTTTTATATCTAGAAGCAACTTAATGTTATACTGTTCATTTGACCTTTGGCGTGATAATGTATAGCCATATAAATATTTGTGGTATATTTTATATCACAACTTATAAAaacatttttactttattaaattataTTCCGAATCAAATACCTCATGGAAATTGGAACAAGGAAGTATAAAACAATGCATTTCTTATACTTGGATTATTTTAAACCGCCTCACATTTGCTATTGATTCTAACATAACACCAATCTAAATCTTACATAAGGGTAATTTTTAACCGTAGTCAAAACTAAATCCATAAATCTGGATCATTTTTCAGAAGTTTTTGACACATGAATATTTACCCAACCTACCTAAATCTCTGTCATAGTCAAGTCCTATATGATTCATACTTTCTTATGGGAATTTTCAGTCAAGgtcgattttgaaattttattggcCTACTCTTTGACTTATATAAAATCTAAGCTCGTCCTAAATAGGGTGTCTTGAATTTTTTGGAGTAGCTTTTGATGAGAAGTAACTCATAAATTGTTCTTATTATTTGtctacttttttcttttacacGTCATTTAATaactcataaataaaagtatatttttacTCTATTACTCTTATCTCTCTCCAATTAAATACACTCTAatcaatattaattattttgaaaaacaattaTTGTTAGGGCAAAGTaggaaaaacttaattaattctatcttgatcTAGCAAATACATAACaaacaagtattttgagacACTTACTCCTCGgatatttataataatatggataactaatatgggacggagggagtagtgaAGTACACAAGAAAAACAAGGATCAACTAGAGCATTCAATCaaattcttacaaatcacatttactgataataataaataatacaattttaatttatatggacAGCGTTAGACGCCATTTATAAGACGAGCGTGAAAGCAATTTATAAGTGGTCCCCCCTCCGtccaggggcggatctacagCCCATTGCGATGTCTTCggtaaaaaattacactatatagATAAAgtatttttacatattttacgtacatatataaatTTCAAACACTCTGGGTTGGTTTAGTGATTAGGGGATTCAAAATTCACTTTGAGATTTCAAATTCAAGCTTCGAgtactatatttttattttttgaacccCTCTGAGAATATTCTAAATCTGCCACTACCTCTGTCTCATATTGTTTGTTCACTTTTCTATTtgcacattttaaaaaaaattataaataaaagatatatttttattattttactcttatttttctttaataaatatactTTAATCAATATTAAGATAAGAtgagaaaaatttaattaattaatttttttaattttgtaaatttgAGATATGTATTTTTAGTAAGGTGGATAAGTGAGCATTTGACAAATGCGCGGCGACACAACAACCGACTCATCTCTTTTAAATAGAGTGCAGCAATTACAATTACACAAATTGCGTGTGTTTTTTGTCAAATTGAGTTGCAAAAATGAggtcttcatcttcatcaaaaCAAGGTGTAGATAACAGTAGTCGGGGTATTAGTGGTCACATATTAACACTTCATAAGCGCCTTTACCACGCTCTCAATCTCGGCACTAGGTAAATAAATcctcttatttatttttcttataactTTTCTGTCTTTACAATATGTATGATTGTTATGGTTTGActtattgattgattgattagaGATTCATACAACTTggacccgcaagggtggcttgGGGCTTTCATAACGGaagtctcaggttcgaaacacTTTGCCTACGACAACAGGAGATTTGCTTTCTGGGTTGAGCTCTTCGCACGGGGCTCattagtgcgggttatctctgatgtgtggtttgcgagctatcaTGACAGAAATTGCTTCACCATCGCGCGCACTCGAAGGTAGTGACTGCGGGTTcgcatgtcataaaaaaaaatagagattcATACAACTTGGGGGGAATTTTCAATTATTGGGACTCCCATGCTTTTTTATGAGgtacatatgattttttttctcctaCAAATTGTAATATGTATTGGAGTTCCCAGAGCTTTGGTTCAACATAATCGGCATTCATAACTTTCCAAATTTATGCCTTCTACACTCAGAGGCGAATCCAGTATTTCAAGAGTGCATTTAGTAGGATTCGATCCCACAACCTTAGCACTTCGCCAGTGCTCCATTCGGTCTAGTTTGAGCATGTGTTTttttagttaatattagatatattttacggattatatatataatatacctcGGGTGatcatgtgttcacgtgacccattttTTATACCTGGATTCGCCCTTGCTTCTAGTCCATTTTTTAGCATTCCCTCCGTCttaaaaagattgtcttagtttgatttgacatgaagtttaagaaataaaggaagacttttgaaatgtacggtccaaaacaagccttagatatttgtattgttttaaatcatctcataaagttaaattgtttctaaatatagaaatgtaccaatctttttgggacaaactaataagaaaagtaagacaatctttttggaacaGAGGAAGTATTAAACTTTGGAATGTGTGCTTcctatttaagtggagaagggtagagaTATGGACTCATTATTTGCGGAGCTTCTAAGCTGGAAACAACAGATTTCTAGgtcataagaaaataataacgAAATCGAATGTGGATTTCTCCTCATAGTACAACAACCTGGTGTGATCCCACCACACGtgggggtctggggagggtagtgtGTATGCAGATCTTACCTCTACTTTGaaaaggtagagaggctgtttcagatagaccctcggctcaacgAAAGATGAGAAAGGAAGGCAGGAGCTGataattttgtttctttttgtatTTAGTCTTGGATTGAATTATTTATGCTTGGTTAGATTCGGCAAAGGCAATTGTGATTGGTTTCGTTGTAATTCGACTAAGAAAGCATATAAATTGGGTGTAGAGAGGAATGGCAGCTGAATATTTTGTTTGCCATTAGTGTTTGTAACTGAAACAAGTTTAGCTGCATTGTGCTACACGACTGGGTCTAGCTAATCGCGGTGTGAAGGGGAAAAAAGGAGAAGACAATTGGTTTTCAATAGGTTGACTAGATTTTAATGCTGTAAAGCAAGACGGAACTTATGCCTGCCAATTAAATGATGGATAAAGGAGAAGCACTTGAAATGCTTAAACCAAGAGGTAAATTAATTAATATGGTCTTGCTTTAAAATGTGGAATCTCGTTATTTTAAGCATGGGTATGATATGGAAACTCTGATTATATACAAGATAGCTATGGAAAGAGGTTGTCTTATGTGCACTAAGAATGGGTGAGTAAGTTTGCATCTTCtagaatttttttaacataCAAGACCATAACAGTTAGTTCCGGTCTGTGGGCAAACAATTTCGGCCATAACCGAAGTTCAGCAGAGAGACAAATAGGTGACCGTAAGGAAGCTAATAAGAATATAAAATTCTGAAGCCTAGTAAGCATATTGTGTGCCACATTGAGACAATACACCAAGCATACAATAACATGGGTGTGAAGATTTCTCATTGTCAACTACACATATATTGCTTCATCCAAAGTAGCAGCAGCCTTTTGCCACTGCTTGGAATTCGATTGATAGAACAAAATGGACAAATATGAATCCTCTAAAGTCCCGTTTTCCACCACACTTTAACAGCATATCGGAGATGTTCTTCGCCTTTGGATACTCACCACTTGTCTATCCGAAGTAGCTGGAGTTGGCCATATGAATCCTCtaatatttttcacaaataaaagtCCACTTGCCTTTGGATATAACTGATACGTATGCTTCATTTATCTGAGACAGTGCTGAATTGATAGCTGTAACTTCACTATAACAGAGGAATTCAGGGTTGATAATCAGAGTGagcatatttttcatgattccCTTGATATGTGATTGTCCTAAATTCTTTTTCCAGTTTTCCTCAAAGATCAAACTTGAAACACCATTTGCTCCTATGGTCAGTGAAAACTGAAGACATAACAAGCGCATGTTTCTGCTGGGGTGACAATCATTTTAATATGACTCATCCTATTCTTTACTCATTTACTTGTTTCTTGTAGAAATTGCGATGACAAGGGTCAAAAGTGGCATTATTCTGATATTGAGATTCAAAGGCTGGTGGTTCGTTCAGTTGATGCATTTCTTGATAGTATATCTGCTGAATCATTACAACACCAAGTTGTGAAGGTAATTTGTCTTCCACTTACCAACCTTGTAGAAATTTGGAGAACACACGATCTCGTACATTTGTCATTTGGATCGCCTATTATCTGGTGCTAAGAACGTGCAAGAGACAGAAATGAACTACAAATTGGAGATGCATCATGTTCATGCATTTTTTATTAGAATGTTTTGCTTTTGTAAAGCAGAAGATGTTTTATGGAAACCTTTAGCCTTCCTGAATAAAGTTAACTGGAATAATAGATCTATGTGATGAAAATCACACTGAAAGGCAACCTCAGTGTACTAAGCTCGCTATGTGCATCCGGACCACCTTGCTACCCTTGCTTTcagtgcactaagctcccgccaTGTGCATCCGGACCACCTTGCTACCCTTGCCTTTcagtgcactaagctcccgctatgtgTATCCAGACTACCTTGCTTACCCCTAAAAAATTTCCTCAGTTTACAGAAAGAGTGATGAAATTTAGGTTGCCTTTGTAACAGCGAGCTTTGATGTTAATTCTCCAGTTGAGAGACCCAACCTCGTATATGTGAATGTGGATAGAAAACCGAAAACAAAGGGTTAGATTCCAGATAGTCTGTTGATTTCTTCCTATGAAAAGAACATAGTTGTGAGTATTCTAACTTGTAGTTACTGGTGCTGAAAAAAAAGAACTCCATCTACCAATACTTGGCTTCTCACTATGTTTTgccttcttttttcctttaaaagcaTATCTCATAAGTAATTcaaatttactattttatttttggaaggCAATATAGACTTTACTGGTGCTATTTCCTGCTAGTTGTGTGATCTCTTGCGGGGATCTATACCTGTTTGAATAACTCTCTGTCTCTGGTATTTTCTTTCCATACCAGGAATCAGTTGGTGACATTGTTGGAGCTGTAGGAAGTATTCTAGCATCAAAAAGTGAAGCCACAATGAGATTGGCCTCAGATGTAGCTGTAAAGATCATCCACGTGATACCAAGTTCAATGCTGCAACCTCAGTTTTCCAATCTCATTCATCCTTTATCATCCTTGTTGAGTTTCCGGCAATTACGAGTCACCATATCTTGTGCCTCTGCCTTGAATTTGATTTTATCAAATCTGAGTTctaaaagagagaaagaggttTGGGAGATCTTAAAAACCACAAATGTGGTTGGTGATCTAGTCCAGAATGTAAAAGGATACTCCACGGAAAATAAGCCGACTGAGTACTTTCAAGAGATGGCTTCTCTGCTAAGTAAAATTTTGTGGCGTTGGCCTCCTTCTCGATTCCATGTTTGGACTGATAAGAAATTGTTGAATATCTTAGCAACTTTCAAGCTCAACCCTGACTGCTCCATAAGAATCGCTGTTATGCAGCTATATTCTGCTTTAGGTATTCATATATCCTGCGAATTTCTTACCTCTCTCCTCTCTGTAGCTTAGACTCATGATATTGCATTCTTACTTTGGGTGGCAGCTCTATGTGGCAATGGAACTGATCAGCTTTTGGAGGATGGGGAAGGTCTTGTAAAAATTATGGTGGACAGTTTGGACAGTTCAAACCCGTATTCTGTCCAGAAAGAGGGATTAAGACTTGCTCAATGTTTAATGGTAGCAATTGATACTGAACTGTTATCCTCTATCCTGCTTAGGAGCTCAATTTTTGTCCCTCGCTTACATTAATATATTTTGCTAATTGCTCAGACAAGTGAACAAGGATGCtcaaaaattattaaattgtcTTGTGAGCCCATTGTGAAAGCCATTATTACCTTAATGAGTAACTGGAGTTTGGATGCTGGAAAGCTTGCTAAGGGGAAAATGTCCATACTAGTCGAGGCATGCCGTTTAGCTCTGATCGCTCGTTGGGCAGGGGACCACCACTTCTATTTTTGGAAGGCAGGAGTTGATGGGGTTCTTCTTAGACTTCTCATAGGAAATTCTGACACAACTCAGCAGTCTCTACATAGCTTATCTTTACAAGAACAAATCATCAAGTTAGAAGAGGTTTTTGATACATATGTTCTTCTTCCACTGAGACCATATGTTTGGGATATCCTTGGATGCCTTGCAGCGAATTGTATGGAAGATTTCTTCCCCAAGATGCATGGAAATGAGACTTGGTTTAATGTTCTCGTTATTTGTGCATGGTAAATGAACCCAAGATCTTGGTACAATTTCAATTTTCTCCAAGTTTATCTATGTGTTTATATATTCACACAcaccacatatatacatacatacacccacatatgtgtgtgtgtgcacgCTTGCGTGCGTGTATCAAGTTACTTTGTTTACAGTGTGTAAAAGTGTAGAAATCCCTAGTGAGTGTAGTGATGTGAAACATTCCTAATCACTGTGCATGTGCTTCTGTTTGTTTTTGTCTTTGAAAGCTTGGCCTTCGTGGACTCTATCCTCACATCTCGCCAAATTTCTCAAGGGAGTGGTTGTCATTCATCGGAGAGTGAACCAGCATCTAGAGCAGTCCTTATGATGATTTATTCTCCCAGCAAGTACATT
This window harbors:
- the LOC132053142 gene encoding BTB/POZ domain-containing protein At1g04390 isoform X3 gives rise to the protein MRSSSSSKQGVDNSSRGISGHILTLHKRLYHALNLGTRNCDDKGQKWHYSDIEIQRLVVRSVDAFLDSISAESLQHQVVKESVGDIVGAVGSILASKSEATMRLASDVAVKIIHVIPSSMLQPQFSNLIHPLSSLLSFRQLRVTISCASALNLILSNLSSKREKEVWEILKTTNVVGDLVQNVKGYSTENKPTEYFQEMASLLSKILWRWPPSRFHVWTDKKLLNILATFKLNPDCSIRIAVMQLYSALALCGNGTDQLLEDGEGLVKIMVDSLDSSNPYSVQKEGLRLAQCLMTSEQGCSKIIKLSCEPIVKAIITLMSNWSLDAGKLAKGKMSILVEACRLALIARWAGDHHFYFWKAGVDGVLLRLLIGNSDTTQQSLHSLSLQEQIIKLEEVFDTYVLLPLRPYVWDILGCLAANCMEDFFPKMHGNETWFNVLVICACLAFVDSILTSRQISQGSGCHSSESEPASRAVLMMIYSPSKYIASKTRSILSEVLALKGKDYVGYLLDSLKAASSGNKFAIPSNFRLVISLISLACYSALPKYHKHVIQHGGIATLLSFISWWLDNPVHLNRSSVAPHVQNFFSERTCCWPSSEDWEGEDMLLLFGLVALGELINAENCCGIFHDQMELRAAFIRDIQDICINNSNSGPRWYAAYILRHLGLYGFPSKFGRECRELLTDNEHSDVELIIKNQEAVHVHGVVLLVRCPSLLPPEKLLKEKAFDSSLKQESDSCNKLITKVRLSAHVDRQSLTKLLEYIYSGSFEAGEDLVKKLKILAKHCNLQPLVQLLSGRNPKWGTPFPSFDFTFALGPAGRILFWRLKLPDQVIRSAILAQCLFCTCMFTKLYCGQVVNT